Part of the Paracoccus sp. MC1862 genome, GTATTTTCCACGGGGCGGAATACATGATCTGGGTTGCGGGCAGAGTTTGCGACCGGATCAGCTTGTGAACCGAAGCGACGCACACGCCGAGCCGCTTGGCAGCAGCGTCGACGCTCAAGGTCTTCGGGACCTCTGCATCAGGATCATAGGGAGGGATCGCGAGCCTGTCGCGCAATTCCGCGACACGAACGGTTGTCCATGTCTCCCCATCCTCGGTGCGGCAGCGCATCCGGTTGAGAGTGACTGCCAGTTCCCTGTCAGGCCAGTGTCCGGCAAGTTTGCGGAGGACCTCCGGGGCCGTGAGCGTGCGGCCTGGCGGGAACCGCCCTGTCTTGCGCCGGGCCAGCCTGACCTCGGTGTGGCGTCCGCCGATCCAATGGATGAGCAGAATGAACTCGTTCTCCTCTGCGTCGATATCGATCACGACCTCCTCGATCAGCAGCCTGACCAGACGTTGTCTCGCGCGGGCATCGGTTCCCGCCGCGTTCCAGACGGACGGCAAATCCGTGGCGAGCCGCATGAGAACGGCGGGATTGACCCCGGGCTTCGCCCGGATCTCCGCGCCGAGTGCCGCCAGCTTGTGCTCTACCGCCGCCACCCGCTCCAACGCCGCGTTCCAGCGCGCCTCCAGGGTTCGGGCGACATGCCGTTTGGCGGGATCGACGTGCTCGTAGCGCCGCTCCGCCAGTTCCGCCGCATATCGGGCCTCATCGAGTTCCTTCTCGACCGCAAGCCGGACGGTCTCCTGCGCCCGGGCGACCTGCTGCTCCGCCAGAAGGGCGGCCTGCACGGCCTGTCCGGAGACGGCCTCGAGAAGCTGACTCGCGACGAGCGCATCAATACTTCCCCCGCCGGCACCGATGCACAGACCGGCCCCGACATGTCCGTCATCGCCGCGGCACTGATAACGGTGCGACAGGTCCGTCCCCGTCTTGTAGAACACCCGCATCATCCTGCCGCAGCGCGCAACCGGGCCATGCCCGACAACAGCGCCTGTCCGCCACGTCCCGATTTGCGGGCCGTGCGTTTTTGCATATGCGCGTTCTCTTCCAGCATGCGGCAGTTCTCCTCGTAGGCGCGCCAGTCGAGATATCCCTCGTGGTTGTCCTTGATCAGCACGCTCCAGTCCTCGAGCGCCCGGTGGTGACCGCTGGTCTTGCGCGCTTGCCCATCCACCACCCCTGTCCGGTTCCCGGTCCGCCCGAAGGCATAAGCGCCAGCATAGATCGGGCTGTGCAGAACTTGCATCACGCTGTGATAGGCGGGCTTGCGCCATGCAATCTTCCGCAAGGCGCCGTTACGCAGCACCACCGGCAGATGGAGATCCGCCGCACGCAGCCACAGGAACACCTGCCGCCCGCTGCCAAGCTCGCGGAACTTGGCGAAGATCAGGCGGATGGCCTGCTGGACCCGCTCATCGGGATCCATCTCGATCCTGTCGTCCTCACTCCAGCAGAAGCCCGGCGGCAGGGTGAAGCGCAGCTCGCCCCGTCTCGCCTTCGCGTCTCGGGCTGCCAGCCCACGCTGGCGAAGGAGGCTCAGTTCGTATTCCGACATCGTTCCCTTGAGCCCGAGCAGCAGCCGATCGTTCATCAGGCGGGGATCGTAGACCCCCTCCGGGTCGACCACCAAGGCTCCCGTCAGGGCGCACAGATCGATCAGGTGATGCCAGTCGCGGCCATTGCGGGCGAGGCGCGAAGCCTCGATGCAATAGACCGCGCCCACCGTCCCGGCACACACTTCCGCAACCAGGCGCTGGAAGCCCGGCCGCGCGATCTGACCGGAACCGGAGCGCCCCAGATCTTCGTCGATCACCCGGACCTCCGCGAAGCCTGTGTCGCGGGCAGCTTCGGCCATCTGGTATTGCCGCTTTTGGCTCTCCAGATTGCCAAGGACCTGGGTAGCGTCCGTCAACGTGGTGTAATTTTGGGTATGGTTCCGGGCCGTCATGATCAGGCGGCTCTCGGTGTAATCTGAAGCGGTTTTTCCTCCTCGCTTGCTGGCGGGCTCAGGTCGGCCATGGCCTCGACCTGCATGTATCGGTGCTGAAGCTGCCACTCGTCGTTGGCTTCGAGGAGGACGGCTCCGATCAGGCGGACGATGCTGTCCTCGTTGGGGAAGATGCCGACGACATCGGCGCGGCGCTTCACTTCCTTGTTCAGCCGCTCCAGTGGGTTCGTGCTGTGCAGCTTGGTGCGATGCTGCGCCGGGAAGGCCATGTAGGCGAGCACGTCGGCTTCGGCGTCGTCCATGAAGGTTCCCAGCTTCGGCCATCTGGCGCGGAGCTGATCGGCGACATGGCGCCATGTCTGCACCGCGTTGTCGTGATCGGGCTGGATGAAGGCCTGCCGGATCGCGGCCGCGACCATGGTGTGCTGGCCCTTGGGAACGTAGGCGAGCGCGTTGCGCATGGCGTGAACCCGGCATCTTTGCCAGGTTGCGCCGAGCACGCGGGTGATGGCGGCCTTCAGCCCTTCGTGGGCATCGGAGATGACCAGCTTCACACCGGTCAGCCCACGACGCACCAGATCGCGCAGAAAGCTGGTCCAGAACGGCTCGGCCTCGGACGGGCCGATATGCAGCCCGACGATCTCGCGCTTTCCGTCCGTGCTGACGGCCACTGCGATTATCGCCGCCACCGAGACGATGCGCCCACCCTCGCGCACCTTCAGGTAGGTAGCGTCGAGCCACAGATAGGGCCAGTCGCCGGCGAGAGGACGCCCGAGGAAGGCATTCACCCGCTCGTCGATGTCCTTGCACAGCTTGGAGACAGACGATTTCGAGATACCGGTCATGCCCATGGCCTGCACCAGATCATCGACCTTGCGCGTCGAGACGCCATTGATCCACGCCTCCTGGATGACGGCGACCAGCGCCTTCTCGACCGTCTTCCGCGGCTCCAGGAAGCCAGGAAAATAGGCCCCGGAGCGCATCTTCGGGATCTTCAGGTTCAGCGTGCCAAGCCGGGTGTCGAGCGAGCGCTCGCGATAGCCGTTGCGCCAGGTCTGGCGGGTCTCGCCGCGCTCGTAGCGGCCAGCGCCGATCAGGCCGTCGACATCGGCCTCCATGATCAGCTGCAGCACGTTCTCGGCAATGAGGCGCAGGAAATCGGGATCGCCGCTCTTCGCAGCAAGTTCGGCCAGCGGTAGTCTGTCGTCGGTCATCGGGGGTTCCCTTTCGGTCAGGTTGAAGTCCATCAACTCCACCTTATCCGACGGGCCCGGTGACCACCCGATGCAGGGCGAAACCGACGGCGAAATCTTCACCGCAAAGTCCACCCGCATTGCTCCCCGAAATTACACCACCAGCGTGGACGCTACCAGGACCTGGCTCATCGTCGATTGCCGGACATAGACGATCGCACTGCGAGCGAGGTGCTCAGCGGTGATCTTTACATGCATCATTTTGCGAGCCCTCCGATATCTTCTCTGCGGCCGTCAGCAGCAACTCGGCCAGTGCTTCCAGAATTGCGGGTGTCGATGGTGCCGCCGGAGGACGGTTCCGGCTGTCGTCCAGTGCCAGGCAGAGCTGCGTTGGCTGCGAACGGGATCGGGGTCGGCAAGGCATGCGTATCCTCCTCTGGAATCGGTGCTCCAGAGGATGACGCAACCTCGGCACGACGCATCAGATCCAAGGTTCGGGCGAGCGCTTCCAAGGCTTCAAGCGCGACAACGGGCGGTCCGCTGTCCAGCCGCGCACAGTAGGCGGGATCGCACATCCAGGGCGGCAAGGTCCGGAAGAATCCGGGTCGTTCTTCTACCAGGATCGAATCCGAACCGTGCCGATGACCACCATCACGGGCGCGCAGGACGCGGCCGAACAGCGGGTGCCAAGGATACTCGATCCGCAGATCTTGCAGTTTGTATGTAGAATGAGAGCCGATCGGGCGCAGCGGTCAGGAAAACGAAGGAGGCCGGCCATGCCTTGACCCAAGCCTGACCCCCGAAACATAACCTGAAGGTGGGTCACTTCTTGATGGAAAACCCGGGTCAGTTCCGGGTGGAAATCAACATCCCTCATACCGAGTGAAATTGGCCCCAAAGCTCAGGTTCCCCCGCTGGACGTTCACCACGCCACCTTGGGTGTCGCTTCCGATGTCGGATTGCAGAAAGAATCCGTCGGCAGCTGCCGGGGTAGCGCAAAATACGGCAATGGCCGCAACTGCGATGGCCCCAAGGTGTCGGATTTTCGTCATGTCGGCACAACCTATGATGGAACGAGTCAAGTGGTAGCACAATCCTGACGTATTCAGAGGGAGGCCTCAAGGAAGCCGCGCGGCCTCGCAGATACAGAGCCTTGCGGACATCCGAAGCCCATGACTGTTGATTTTCACCCGGAACTGACCCGGGTATGGAGTGAACCCCCCGGGCTGGACCACATGAGCCCGAAAAACTGATACGCTGACCGGGCCTTGATCGGAGAAGGCTCATGACGTCACGAGGCCCCTGCCGTCGGCATTCGACACCGTTCAAGCTGCAGCTCTGCCAGGATATCCGCGCCGGTGTCCTGGGGCGGCGCGCGGTGACGTCCCGGGGCGTGGTGTAGGTATCGGTGGCCATCGGGTTTCTCGGTAGGGTCGGGTTGCGACAACCAACCTGAACCGAGGGATAGACCCGATGACCAAACCCATGATGGACCTCCGCGCGCTTGTGGAGAAGAGCGGCGATACCGATCTGCTGCGCGAGATGATCGGCTTCGCCGCCGAGCGGTTGATGGAGCTGGAGGTCGGCGCCAAGACCGGCGCCGACTATGGCGAGAAGAGCAGCGAACGGCTGGCGCAGCGCAACGGCTATCGTGATCGCGACTGGCAGACCCGGGCCGGCAGTGTCGAACTTCGCATCCCGCGCTTGCGCGCTGGCTCCTATTTCCCGTCCTTTCTCGAGCCGCGGCGATCGGTGGAGAAGGCGCTAACAGCCGTGATCTAGGAGGCCTATGTGCATGGCGTGTCGACGCGGTCGATGGATGACCTTGTGCAGGCCATGGGCGGCACCGGCATCTCGAAAAGCCAGGTCAGCCGGCTCTGCGAGGAAATCGACGAGCGGGTCGATGCTTTCCTCACCCGCCCGATCGAGGGCGAATGGCCCTACCTCTGGATCGATGCGACTTACCTCAAGGTGCGCCAGGGCGGCCGGATCTTGTCCGTCGCCGTGACGATCGCAGTGGGCGTTAACACCGACGGCCGGCGCGAAGTTCTGGGCATGGCGATCGGGGCTTCCGAAGCCGAGCCGTTCTGGACGGAGTTTCTGCGCGATCTCGTGCGCCGCGGCCTCTCCGGCGTGAAGCTGGTGATCAGCGATGCGCATGAAGGCATCAAGGCGGCCACGGCGCGGGTGCTGTCCACCACCTGGCAGCGTTGCCGGGTTCATTTCCAGCGCAATGCCCTGGCCCATGCCGGCAAGAGCAGCCGCAGGGTGGTCTCGGCCTTCATCGCCACCGCCTTTGCGCAGCCCGACCATGCCGCGGCCAAGACCCAGTGGCGGCTGGTGGCAGACCAGATGCGGCCCAAGCTGCCGAAGCTGGCTACGCTCATGGACACAGCGGAGGAGGACGTGCTGGCCTACATGACCTTCCCTGCCCAGCACCGCACCAAGCTGCACAGCACGGATGAGATCGACAAGCCGAATCCGAGCTTTCCTGTTATCGTTGCCTTGCGCAGGCGACCTCGTGGCGAAGCGCGACGCATCGGCTGCAAGGGTCGTCGGGCCGCCCAAGGATGCCTTGCCGAGTTGAGGCGCCTGCGCACCCGTCAGAGCCACGCGAAGGCCGCGCGCGAAGCCTCCGGCGTAGCGCAGCGCGCGGCCGGTGTATCGCTTTCGTCTGCCGACCTTCAGCGGACGATAGAGGCGACGTTACTCTGATCGTGGGACAGGGTTCGGCGGGCTTGCCGGTGCCTTGGGGGGTCGCGTCTTCCAGCGCGCCACGAACTGCTCGTAGGTTCTCTCGGCCTGCCGCGCCAGGTCGGCCTCCTGCGCCCGCAGTTCCTTCACGTTGTAGGCGTAGGCCGGGCCGCGTCGGTTGCCTTTCTTCTGCGGCAGCCCAGCTTGCAGTTCCATGTCGCGCGCCTTCTTGGCGACCAGCGCCGGGCGCGCCCAGAGATAATCCTGCTCCTTCGTGAGCAGATGCCAGCAAAGCACCGTCAGCTTGCGCGCCAGCGCGACCGCCGCGACCTGATGCCCGCGCCTCGCCCGGATCCTGACGAAGAAGGCATACAGCGGCCCCGGCGCCTTCGCCGCGGCCCAGGCCGCCTCGACCAGCATTGCTCGCGCGTGGCTGCGCCCCACCTTGCTGATGCGGCCATGATGCGCCGCGCCGGCTCTGTTGCGCAAATCGCATGAGGGATACCTCTCACGAAGCCCGGGTGGTAGCCCGATGTCATGAGCAGACCGACATTGCCGACCTGCATGACCAGGAACTGGCCAGCGTATAATGAAGCGCTCAAGCGCCGGGGCTCGCTGACTGTCTGGTTCGACCCCGAGATGAGCTGGGAGGCTGCGCCATCAGGCAGGCGTGGCCCGCAACAGAGCTGCAGAGATGCCGCCATCGAAGCATGTCTGATCATGAAGGTGCTGTCCGGCATGGCGTTGCGCCAGACGACCGGGTTCGTCGAGAGCCTGCTACGGCTGATCGGCCTTGATTGGACGGTGCCCGATTTCAGCACGCTCTGCCGCCGCCAGAAGACCTTGGCCGTGAACATTCCGTATCGGGGCTCCAAGGGTCCGCTGCACCTTCTGATCGACAGCACCGGCATCAAGGTCGAGGGCGAAGGCGAGTGGCATGCCCGCAAGCATGGCGGGCCCAAGCGACGGGTCTGGCGCAGGATCCACCTTGGGATCGACGAGCAGACGCTGGAGGTCCGGGCCGTCGAGATCACTGGGAGCCACATCGGCGATGCGCCAGTCCTGCCCGATCTGCTCGGCCAGATCCCGGCCGACGAGGAGATCGGCAGCGTCACGGCTGACGGCGCCTACGACACCCGCAAATGTCATGATGCGATCGCCGACCGCGGCGCCCACGCCGTGATCCCGCCCGCAGGAACGCAAAGCCATGGAAGGCCGTCACCGCCGGGGCTGCGGCACGCAACGAGGCCCTGCGCGCGTCGAAATACCTCGGCCGAACGCTGTGGCGACGATGGAGCGGTTACCACCGCCGAAGCCGCGCCGAAACGAAGATGCATTGTGTGAAGTTGCTGGGTCA contains:
- a CDS encoding helix-turn-helix domain-containing protein encodes the protein MFYKTGTDLSHRYQCRGDDGHVGAGLCIGAGGGSIDALVASQLLEAVSGQAVQAALLAEQQVARAQETVRLAVEKELDEARYAAELAERRYEHVDPAKRHVARTLEARWNAALERVAAVEHKLAALGAEIRAKPGVNPAVLMRLATDLPSVWNAAGTDARARQRLVRLLIEEVVIDIDAEENEFILLIHWIGGRHTEVRLARRKTGRFPPGRTLTAPEVLRKLAGHWPDRELAVTLNRMRCRTEDGETWTTVRVAELRDRLAIPPYDPDAEVPKTLSVDAAAKRLGVCVASVHKLIRSQTLPATQIMYSAPWKIPVDALETEAVRIELQEIAARRPRQALDNVANRSMNLPGF
- a CDS encoding recombinase family protein, encoding MTARNHTQNYTTLTDATQVLGNLESQKRQYQMAEAARDTGFAEVRVIDEDLGRSGSGQIARPGFQRLVAEVCAGTVGAVYCIEASRLARNGRDWHHLIDLCALTGALVVDPEGVYDPRLMNDRLLLGLKGTMSEYELSLLRQRGLAARDAKARRGELRFTLPPGFCWSEDDRIEMDPDERVQQAIRLIFAKFRELGSGRQVFLWLRAADLHLPVVLRNGALRKIAWRKPAYHSVMQVLHSPIYAGAYAFGRTGNRTGVVDGQARKTSGHHRALEDWSVLIKDNHEGYLDWRAYEENCRMLEENAHMQKRTARKSGRGGQALLSGMARLRAAAG
- a CDS encoding IS256 family transposase → MTDDRLPLAELAAKSGDPDFLRLIAENVLQLIMEADVDGLIGAGRYERGETRQTWRNGYRERSLDTRLGTLNLKIPKMRSGAYFPGFLEPRKTVEKALVAVIQEAWINGVSTRKVDDLVQAMGMTGISKSSVSKLCKDIDERVNAFLGRPLAGDWPYLWLDATYLKVREGGRIVSVAAIIAVAVSTDGKREIVGLHIGPSEAEPFWTSFLRDLVRRGLTGVKLVISDAHEGLKAAITRVLGATWQRCRVHAMRNALAYVPKGQHTMVAAAIRQAFIQPDHDNAVQTWRHVADQLRARWPKLGTFMDDAEADVLAYMAFPAQHRTKLHSTNPLERLNKEVKRRADVVGIFPNEDSIVRLIGAVLLEANDEWQLQHRYMQVEAMADLSPPASEEEKPLQITPRAA
- a CDS encoding transposase → MRNRAGAAHHGRISKVGRSHARAMLVEAAWAAAKAPGPLYAFFVRIRARRGHQVAAVALARKLTVLCWHLLTKEQDYLWARPALVAKKARDMELQAGLPQKKGNRRGPAYAYNVKELRAQEADLARQAERTYEQFVARWKTRPPKAPASPPNPVPRSE